A region of Mesorhizobium sp. AR02 DNA encodes the following proteins:
- a CDS encoding 2-hydroxyacid dehydrogenase: MAGKKKPLVVITRKLPDPVETRMRELFDARLNVEDRPMTQPELVAAVKEADVLVPTVTDHIDAALIAQAGDNLKLIANFGNGVDKIDVAAAAKRGITVTNTPNVLTEDTADMTMALMLAVPRRLAEGANVLTGDKKWAGWSPTWMLGRRIWGKRLGIVGMGRIGTAVARRAKAFGLSIHYHNRHRVLPAVEDELEATYWESLDQMLARMDIISVNCPSTPATFHLLSARRLALLQPTAYVVNTARGDIIDEEALVKLIQDGKIAGAGLDVYEHEPALNAKLLKLAARHKVVLLPHMGSATLEGRIDMGEKVIINIRAFVDGHRPPDRVLPLRT; the protein is encoded by the coding sequence ATGGCAGGCAAAAAGAAGCCTCTCGTGGTCATCACGCGAAAGCTGCCCGACCCGGTCGAGACCCGTATGCGCGAGCTGTTCGACGCCAGGCTGAATGTCGAGGACCGGCCGATGACCCAGCCGGAACTGGTCGCGGCGGTCAAGGAAGCCGACGTGCTGGTGCCGACGGTGACCGATCACATCGACGCGGCGCTGATCGCCCAGGCCGGCGACAACCTCAAGCTGATCGCCAATTTCGGCAATGGCGTCGACAAGATCGACGTGGCGGCGGCCGCCAAGAGGGGCATCACCGTCACCAACACGCCCAATGTGCTGACCGAAGACACCGCCGACATGACCATGGCGCTGATGCTGGCAGTGCCGCGCCGGCTGGCGGAAGGCGCCAACGTGCTCACCGGCGACAAGAAATGGGCCGGCTGGTCGCCGACCTGGATGCTTGGCCGGCGCATCTGGGGCAAGCGGCTCGGCATTGTCGGCATGGGCCGCATCGGCACCGCCGTTGCCAGGCGGGCCAAGGCCTTTGGCCTTTCCATCCACTACCACAACCGCCATCGCGTATTGCCGGCGGTCGAGGACGAGTTGGAGGCGACCTATTGGGAGAGCCTCGACCAGATGCTGGCCCGCATGGACATCATCTCGGTCAATTGTCCGTCGACGCCCGCGACCTTCCATCTCTTGTCGGCGCGGCGGCTGGCGCTGCTGCAGCCCACGGCCTATGTCGTCAACACCGCGCGCGGCGACATCATCGACGAGGAAGCGCTGGTCAAGCTGATCCAGGACGGCAAGATCGCCGGCGCCGGCCTCGACGTCTACGAGCATGAGCCGGCGCTCAATGCCAAGCTGCTCAAGCTCGCCGCCAGGCACAAGGTCGTGCTTTTGCCGCATATGGGCTCGGCGACGCTCGAGGGCCGCATCGACATGGGCGAGAAGGTCATCATCAACATCCGGGCATTCGTTGACGGTCACCGCCCACCGGATCGTGTGCTGCCGCTCAGAACCTGA
- a CDS encoding SH3 domain-containing protein — MSGFASLRLTLSAAFLGALLYSSLAAAQSAAAPAQSAVTLGPSGLPLPRFVSLKSGRVNSRVGPGANYSVDWMYMKAGLPMEIIQEFDTWRRVRDADGSEGWINQSLLSGRRTAIIAPWQRGKGAQINMLRSPDKDASVVAIVEPGVMGTIKSCDGQWCEMTLDGHTGWLAQAAVWGAYPGERVKD; from the coding sequence GTGTCTGGTTTCGCGTCGCTTCGCCTGACCCTCAGCGCAGCATTTCTCGGCGCTCTCCTCTATTCCTCGCTTGCCGCGGCACAGAGCGCGGCCGCACCCGCCCAGAGCGCCGTCACGCTCGGGCCGAGCGGCCTGCCGCTGCCGCGATTCGTCAGCCTGAAATCCGGCCGCGTCAACTCGCGCGTCGGCCCGGGCGCCAATTATTCGGTCGACTGGATGTATATGAAGGCCGGCCTGCCGATGGAGATCATCCAGGAATTCGACACGTGGCGCCGCGTGCGCGATGCCGACGGTTCGGAAGGCTGGATCAACCAGTCGCTGCTGTCGGGCCGGCGCACCGCGATCATCGCGCCATGGCAGCGCGGCAAAGGCGCCCAGATCAATATGCTCAGAAGCCCCGACAAGGATGCCAGCGTGGTGGCGATCGTCGAGCCGGGCGTCATGGGCACGATCAAGTCCTGCGACGGCCAGTGGTGCGAAATGACGCTTGACGGCCACACCGGCTGGCTCGCGCAGGCGGCGGTCTGGGGCGCCTATCCCGGCGAGCGGGTCAAGGACTGA
- a CDS encoding molybdopterin-synthase adenylyltransferase MoeB produces MTTVLTADEIERYARHIVLPEVGGAGQQKLKQARVLVIGAGGLGAPVLEYLAAAGVGTLGIVDDDTVSLSNLQRQVIHGTDTVGMLKTLSAKAAIARINPNTAVETHTVRLNTDNAPALIAGYDITVDGSDNFETRYTVADACASEHKPLVHAAVGRFDGSVTVLKPFEDGKDGKPNPGYRDLFPEAPPPGLVPSCAEAGVLGALTGVVGTLQAMEAIKLITGIGEPLVGRLLLYDALSARFETIRYARR; encoded by the coding sequence ATGACCACCGTGCTCACCGCCGACGAGATCGAACGCTATGCCCGCCACATCGTGCTGCCCGAAGTCGGCGGCGCGGGCCAGCAGAAGCTCAAGCAGGCGCGGGTCCTGGTAATCGGCGCCGGCGGACTGGGCGCGCCGGTGCTCGAATATCTTGCGGCGGCCGGCGTCGGCACGCTCGGCATCGTCGACGACGACACCGTGTCGCTCTCCAATTTGCAACGCCAGGTCATCCACGGCACCGATACGGTCGGCATGCTGAAAACCCTCAGTGCCAAGGCAGCAATCGCCCGTATCAATCCCAACACCGCGGTCGAGACGCACACAGTCCGGCTGAACACGGACAACGCCCCTGCCCTCATCGCCGGCTATGACATCACCGTCGACGGTTCCGACAATTTCGAGACCCGTTATACAGTGGCCGACGCTTGCGCGAGCGAGCACAAACCGCTGGTGCATGCCGCCGTCGGCCGCTTCGATGGTTCAGTGACGGTGCTGAAGCCTTTCGAGGACGGCAAGGATGGCAAGCCGAACCCTGGCTATCGCGATCTCTTTCCCGAAGCCCCACCGCCCGGCCTGGTGCCATCCTGCGCCGAGGCCGGTGTGCTTGGCGCGCTGACCGGTGTCGTCGGCACGCTGCAGGCAATGGAGGCGATCAAGCTGATCACCGGCATCGGCGAGCCGCTGGTCGGCCGGCTGCTGCTCTACGATGCGCTCTCCGCGCGCTTCGAAACGATCCGCTACGCCAGGCGCTGA
- the fabI gene encoding enoyl-ACP reductase FabI — MDGLMKGKRGLVMGVANDHSIAWGIAQKLSEHGAELAFTYQGEAFGRRVKPLADRLGASLVVPCDVEDSASVAATFETLGQAWGGLDFVVHAIGFSDKNELKGLYADTSRDNFVRTMVISCYSFTEVARNAAALMTEGGSMITLTYAGSVRVMPNYNVMGVAKAGLEASVRYLANDYGPRGIRVNGISAGPVRTLAGAGISDARHMFSYQQRNSPLRRTVTIDEVGGSALYLLSDLASGVTGEIHYVDSGYHIVSMPTLDELKQTDG, encoded by the coding sequence ATGGACGGATTGATGAAGGGCAAGCGCGGGCTTGTCATGGGTGTCGCCAACGATCATTCGATCGCGTGGGGCATCGCCCAGAAATTGTCCGAACATGGGGCGGAGCTCGCCTTCACCTACCAGGGCGAGGCCTTCGGCCGCCGGGTCAAGCCGCTCGCCGACAGACTGGGCGCCTCGCTGGTCGTTCCCTGCGATGTCGAGGACAGCGCTTCGGTCGCCGCCACGTTCGAGACGCTTGGGCAGGCCTGGGGCGGGCTGGACTTCGTCGTCCATGCCATCGGCTTTTCCGACAAGAATGAGTTGAAAGGCCTTTACGCCGACACCAGCCGGGACAATTTCGTCCGCACCATGGTGATCTCCTGCTACTCCTTCACCGAAGTGGCCCGCAATGCGGCGGCACTGATGACGGAGGGCGGCTCGATGATCACGCTGACCTATGCCGGTTCGGTCCGCGTCATGCCGAACTACAATGTCATGGGCGTCGCCAAGGCCGGCCTCGAAGCCAGCGTGCGCTACCTTGCCAACGACTACGGTCCGCGCGGCATCCGGGTGAACGGCATCTCGGCGGGGCCGGTGCGCACGCTCGCCGGTGCCGGCATTTCGGACGCCCGCCACATGTTCTCCTACCAGCAGCGCAACTCGCCGCTGCGCCGTACCGTGACCATCGACGAGGTCGGCGGCTCGGCGCTTTATTTGCTGTCCGACCTCGCCTCCGGCGTCACCGGCGAAATCCACTATGTCGATTCCGGCTATCACATCGTCTCGATGCCGACGCTCGACGAGTTGAAGCAGACGGATGGCTGA
- the irrA gene encoding iron response transcriptional regulator IrrA, which translates to MDRGCRKENVAVDKRVREAGLRPTRQRIALADLLFAKGDRHLSAEELHEEALAAGVPVSLATVYNALHQFTQAGLLRILAVEGAKTYFDTNTSDHHHFYIEGENRIFDIANGPVTVTNLPEPPEGMEIANVDIVVRLRPKRQEGPARPEQSAEPE; encoded by the coding sequence ATGGACCGGGGCTGCCGGAAGGAAAATGTCGCTGTGGACAAGCGGGTACGTGAAGCCGGCCTGAGGCCGACACGCCAGCGTATCGCGCTGGCCGACCTGCTTTTCGCCAAGGGCGATCGCCATCTCTCGGCCGAGGAACTGCACGAGGAAGCGCTGGCCGCCGGCGTGCCGGTGTCGCTGGCCACCGTCTACAACGCGCTCCACCAATTCACCCAGGCGGGGCTGCTGCGCATCCTCGCCGTCGAGGGTGCAAAAACTTATTTCGACACCAACACTTCCGACCACCACCATTTCTACATTGAAGGCGAAAACCGGATTTTCGACATCGCCAATGGCCCTGTGACGGTCACCAACCTGCCGGAGCCGCCCGAGGGCATGGAAATCGCCAATGTCGACATCGTGGTGAGGCTGCGCCCCAAGCGCCAGGAAGGGCCGGCGAGGCCAGAACAATCGGCGGAGCCAGAATAA
- the fabB gene encoding beta-ketoacyl-ACP synthase I — translation MRRVVVTGLGIVSSIGNNANEVQTSLHDARSGISFSNSFAEHGFRCQVWGAPTLDPSAMIDRRAMRFLSQGAAWNHVAMDQAIADAGLGESDITNERTGIVMGSGGPSTRTIVEAAETTLKNGSPKRIGPFAVPKAMSSTASATLATWFKIHGVNYSISSACSTSAHCIGNGYELIQWGKQDMVFAGGHEDLDWTMSDLFDAMGAMSSKFNDRASAASRAYDVNRDGFVIAGGAGVLVLEELEHAKARGAKIYAEIVGYGATSDGYDMVAPSGEGAVRCMRQALATVSTPVDYINTHGTSTPVGDSKEMGAIREVFGEKMPFITSTKSLTGHSLGAAGVQESIYSILMMQGGFIGESAHIETLDPEFEGMPIVRKRIDNAKIDTVLSNSFGFGGTNATLVFQRYSA, via the coding sequence ATGAGACGTGTCGTAGTCACAGGCCTCGGCATCGTGTCGTCGATCGGCAACAATGCCAACGAGGTGCAGACCTCGCTGCATGACGCCAGATCCGGCATCAGCTTTTCCAATTCCTTCGCCGAGCACGGCTTCCGTTGCCAGGTCTGGGGAGCTCCGACGCTCGACCCGTCCGCCATGATCGATCGCCGCGCGATGCGCTTCCTGTCGCAGGGCGCGGCCTGGAACCACGTCGCCATGGATCAGGCGATCGCCGATGCGGGTCTCGGCGAAAGTGACATCACCAATGAGCGCACCGGCATCGTCATGGGCTCGGGCGGCCCTTCCACCCGCACCATCGTCGAGGCGGCCGAAACGACGCTGAAGAACGGCAGCCCCAAGCGTATCGGCCCCTTTGCCGTGCCGAAGGCGATGTCGTCGACGGCCTCGGCGACGCTGGCCACGTGGTTCAAGATCCACGGCGTCAACTATTCGATCTCATCGGCCTGCTCGACCTCGGCGCATTGCATCGGCAACGGCTATGAGCTGATCCAGTGGGGCAAGCAGGACATGGTCTTTGCCGGCGGCCATGAGGATCTCGACTGGACGATGTCGGACCTGTTCGACGCCATGGGCGCCATGTCATCCAAGTTCAACGACCGGGCATCGGCAGCTTCCCGCGCCTATGACGTCAATCGCGACGGCTTCGTCATTGCCGGCGGTGCCGGCGTGCTGGTGCTGGAAGAGCTGGAGCATGCCAAGGCGCGCGGCGCCAAGATCTACGCCGAGATCGTCGGCTACGGCGCGACCTCGGACGGCTACGACATGGTCGCGCCTTCGGGCGAAGGCGCGGTCCGCTGCATGCGCCAGGCGCTGGCGACGGTCTCCACGCCGGTCGACTACATCAACACCCACGGCACCTCGACGCCAGTGGGGGATTCCAAGGAAATGGGCGCCATCCGCGAGGTGTTCGGCGAGAAGATGCCGTTCATCACCTCGACGAAATCGCTGACCGGCCATTCGCTGGGCGCGGCCGGCGTGCAGGAATCCATCTATTCGATCCTGATGATGCAAGGCGGCTTCATCGGCGAAAGCGCCCATATCGAGACCCTCGACCCCGAATTCGAGGGCATGCCGATCGTACGCAAGCGCATCGACAACGCCAAGATCGACACCGTCCTGTCAAATTCCTTCGGTTTCGGTGGCACCAACGCGACGCTCGTTTTCCAGCGCTATTCCGCATAA
- a CDS encoding GNAT family N-acetyltransferase, with translation MPLSIDRIPADFGRWDEVLALIMRAFAFMDGVIDPPSSAHLLTLDGLRDKAGRETGFVALDGDRIVGCVFALERADDLYVGKLAVAPDCQGQGTGRRLMRAVEGLALDRGKAALELQTRIELTANHAAFARLGFHETDRTAHEGYARPTSITMRKALS, from the coding sequence ATGCCCCTCTCCATCGACCGCATCCCGGCCGATTTCGGCCGCTGGGATGAGGTGCTTGCCCTGATCATGCGTGCTTTCGCCTTCATGGACGGCGTCATCGACCCGCCGTCCTCGGCCCACCTGCTCACCCTCGATGGACTGCGCGACAAGGCCGGGCGGGAGACCGGTTTCGTGGCCCTCGACGGCGACAGGATCGTCGGCTGCGTCTTTGCCCTCGAAAGAGCCGACGATCTTTATGTCGGCAAGCTCGCCGTCGCGCCGGACTGCCAAGGGCAAGGCACCGGCCGGCGGCTGATGCGGGCGGTCGAAGGTCTCGCGCTCGACCGCGGCAAGGCGGCGCTCGAGCTTCAGACGCGCATCGAGCTCACCGCCAATCATGCCGCCTTTGCCCGCCTCGGCTTTCACGAAACCGACCGGACGGCGCATGAGGGCTACGCCAGGCCGACATCGATCACCATGCGCAAGGCTCTTTCGTAA
- a CDS encoding DUF4260 domain-containing protein, with protein MKPLDLIIRLEWAAVAAAAVVFYAWSGVSWWLFAVLILAPDLSMFGYLGGPQIGAIAYNALHILIVPVLLLLVGYLSGHAAAIAVALIWIAHIAIDRALGYGLKLSTGFQDTHLGRIGR; from the coding sequence ATGAAACCCCTCGACCTGATAATCAGGCTCGAATGGGCTGCTGTGGCGGCCGCCGCCGTTGTCTTCTACGCTTGGTCAGGCGTTTCCTGGTGGCTCTTCGCAGTGCTCATCCTGGCGCCGGACCTGTCGATGTTTGGCTACCTCGGCGGGCCGCAGATCGGCGCCATCGCCTACAACGCCCTTCACATCCTCATAGTACCGGTGCTGCTGCTGCTCGTCGGGTACCTGTCCGGTCATGCGGCGGCAATCGCGGTCGCGCTGATCTGGATCGCCCACATCGCCATCGACCGTGCGCTGGGCTACGGCCTGAAACTGTCAACCGGTTTTCAGGACACCCACCTTGGCCGTATCGGGCGATAG
- the fabA gene encoding 3-hydroxyacyl-[acyl-carrier-protein] dehydratase FabA: protein MAGKSSYDYEELLACARGELFGEGNAQLPYPPMLMFDRITEISETGGAFDKGFIRAEFDIKPDLWFFACHFIGNPIMPGCLGLDALWQLTGFYLGWLGEPGKGMALSTSEVKFKGMVTPSVKKVEYGVDFKRVMRGRLVLGIADGWMKADGEPIYAATDLKVGLSKQSAVA, encoded by the coding sequence ATGGCGGGTAAATCCAGCTACGACTACGAAGAATTGCTGGCCTGCGCCCGCGGCGAGCTGTTCGGAGAGGGCAATGCCCAGCTGCCCTACCCGCCCATGCTGATGTTCGACCGTATCACCGAGATCAGCGAGACCGGCGGCGCTTTCGACAAGGGCTTCATCCGCGCGGAGTTCGACATCAAGCCGGACCTGTGGTTCTTTGCCTGCCATTTCATCGGCAATCCGATCATGCCAGGATGCCTCGGTCTGGACGCCTTGTGGCAGTTGACCGGCTTCTACCTCGGCTGGCTCGGCGAACCCGGCAAGGGAATGGCGTTGTCTACCAGTGAGGTCAAGTTCAAGGGCATGGTCACACCATCGGTCAAGAAGGTCGAGTATGGCGTGGATTTCAAGCGCGTGATGCGCGGCCGGCTGGTTCTGGGCATCGCCGATGGCTGGATGAAGGCGGATGGCGAGCCCATATATGCGGCGACGGACCTGAAGGTCGGTCTGTCCAAGCAGTCGGCGGTCGCTTGA